One region of Acidovorax sp. T1 genomic DNA includes:
- the folP gene encoding dihydropteroate synthase — protein sequence MLWQTTRFTIDLARPQVMGIVNVTPDSFSDGGRHGSTAGALRHCEQLLKDGADILDIGGESTRPGSPAVGLEEELARVLPLVRGAVGLGVPISVDTYKPEVMQAVLDLGADIVNDIWALRQPGAVQVVERHPRCGVCLMHMHGDPQTMQVAPMAGDVLPQVLSFLELSAQSLQALGVEKARIVLDPGIGFGKTVAQNFALLARQRELLALGYPVLAGWSRKSSLGAVTGLDVEQRLQPSVAAALLAVERGARIVRVHDVRETALALTVWRAMESGPAMAV from the coding sequence ATGCTCTGGCAAACCACCCGCTTCACCATCGACCTGGCACGACCGCAGGTCATGGGCATTGTCAACGTGACGCCGGACTCTTTCTCCGATGGGGGGCGACACGGCTCGACCGCAGGTGCGCTGCGCCACTGCGAGCAGCTTCTGAAAGACGGTGCTGACATTCTCGACATCGGCGGCGAATCCACCCGCCCCGGCAGCCCGGCCGTGGGCCTGGAAGAGGAGCTGGCCCGCGTGCTGCCCCTGGTGCGCGGTGCTGTGGGCCTGGGCGTGCCGATTTCCGTGGATACCTACAAGCCCGAGGTCATGCAGGCCGTGCTCGACCTGGGGGCCGACATCGTCAACGATATATGGGCCTTGCGTCAGCCCGGTGCGGTGCAGGTGGTGGAGCGGCACCCGCGCTGCGGTGTGTGCCTGATGCACATGCACGGCGACCCGCAGACCATGCAGGTAGCGCCCATGGCGGGCGATGTATTGCCGCAAGTGCTATCGTTTCTAGAGCTATCAGCGCAATCCCTGCAAGCGCTAGGGGTCGAAAAGGCTCGAATTGTTTTGGACCCGGGCATTGGCTTTGGCAAAACCGTGGCGCAGAACTTTGCCCTGCTGGCGCGCCAGCGCGAACTGCTGGCGCTGGGCTATCCCGTGTTGGCAGGCTGGTCGCGCAAGTCATCGCTGGGCGCCGTCACGGGGCTGGATGTGGAGCAGCGGCTGCAGCCCAGTGTGGCCGCTGCCCTGCTTGCCGTGGAGCGAGGTGCGCGCATTGTGCGCGTGCATGACGTCCGTGAAACCGCGCTGGCCCTCACGGTCTGGCGCGCCATGGAGTCGGGCCCGGCAATGGCTGTGTAG
- a CDS encoding molybdopterin-dependent oxidoreductase has product MTLTRRNLLGAAGAVGSAGLAASLFPLGPFSRAIAQTPTAAAPGIAYANWTGTVAHATHYGPFIASVKNGRLEKVAPTRADARPTEMLTLGVLARTYDKTRIKAPMVRKSYLDGLQSNRKPELRGKEEFVEVGWDVALGLTAKAILDTIEKYGNEGVFSSSYGGWSHAGIFRPNVLQGRFFNLLGGCSVTTGDYSGGAAQIIMPYVIGDMEVYSAQTAWEQVRDNTEVFVFIGCDPNKNNRIEYTVADHEMYNHWDEIKKAGVRFVSINPQVTTTDEKMGSEWVKIIPNTDTALFLAMSHHVYTTGKHKQAFIDKYTLGFDRFLAYLLGKDADGTPPKTPEWAAAITGIPAAKIRELADLFATKRTQFAGSWAIQRAHHGEMPYWAIVNFACMLGNIGLPGQGVGFSWHYGGGGMPQSGGAGPRGMSQGRNPVKKICPASRISEMLNNPGKSFTYNGTTYSYPDHVGMIYNAGNNFLSHQQDLNELIRAFKMVDTIVVQDCWWTASTRWADIVLPATTTLERNDISSGGTYGIDKVFAMKKVIAPVGDALDDFEIFRRLSALCGVEYAFTEGLTALDYVKLAYEGSSAAAQVPWEKFWETGVAEIKVPEEARKWVRHGDFRADPVKNALHTPTGKIEMYSATIDKLKLDDCPPMPKFLEPAEYLGNAKKGELHVVSPHPFYRLHSQMANAEPLRKLYAVQGREPLVVNAQDARERGIKNGDLVELYNDRGSIIVGAVLSDKIMPGVVSIYEGGWPQLDSKGRCNNGLVNFLTSSRRASALSQATTADTCLAKLRKCNDPESPTRAFEPSKSVKRAVTFEEKFYGLDRAHALKEKSMASLSPGEKIFYQRCTVCHGPRDPGQFNSTQWLGITQSMFPRAGLDEGERKLVLDFLLKNAKP; this is encoded by the coding sequence ATGACATTGACTCGGCGCAATTTACTCGGCGCTGCTGGCGCGGTCGGCTCGGCAGGATTGGCTGCCAGCCTGTTTCCCTTGGGGCCTTTCTCGCGGGCCATTGCCCAAACGCCGACCGCTGCGGCGCCTGGCATTGCTTACGCGAACTGGACCGGCACGGTGGCCCATGCCACCCACTATGGCCCGTTCATCGCCTCGGTCAAAAACGGTCGCTTGGAGAAAGTGGCTCCCACGCGTGCGGATGCCCGCCCGACTGAGATGCTCACGCTCGGGGTGCTGGCGCGTACCTATGACAAGACGCGCATCAAGGCACCCATGGTGCGCAAGTCTTATCTGGACGGATTGCAGAGCAACCGCAAGCCCGAGTTGCGCGGCAAGGAAGAATTTGTCGAGGTGGGCTGGGATGTGGCGCTGGGCCTGACCGCCAAGGCCATCCTGGACACCATTGAAAAGTACGGGAACGAGGGCGTTTTCAGCAGCTCTTACGGCGGCTGGTCGCATGCCGGCATCTTCCGTCCCAATGTGTTGCAGGGCCGGTTTTTCAATTTGCTGGGCGGTTGTTCGGTGACCACGGGCGATTATTCGGGCGGTGCGGCGCAAATCATCATGCCGTATGTGATTGGTGACATGGAGGTGTATTCGGCCCAGACCGCCTGGGAGCAGGTGCGCGACAACACAGAGGTTTTCGTGTTCATCGGCTGCGACCCGAACAAGAACAACCGCATCGAGTACACCGTGGCGGACCACGAGATGTACAACCATTGGGACGAGATCAAGAAAGCCGGTGTGCGCTTTGTCTCCATCAACCCGCAGGTCACCACCACAGATGAAAAAATGGGCTCGGAGTGGGTCAAGATCATTCCCAACACAGACACGGCGCTGTTTCTGGCCATGAGCCACCACGTCTACACGACGGGCAAGCACAAGCAGGCTTTTATTGACAAGTACACGTTGGGTTTTGACCGTTTCCTGGCCTACCTGCTGGGCAAGGACGCCGACGGCACGCCGCCCAAGACGCCCGAGTGGGCCGCGGCCATCACAGGTATTCCTGCAGCCAAGATCCGCGAACTGGCCGACCTGTTTGCCACCAAGCGCACGCAGTTCGCGGGCTCGTGGGCCATCCAGCGTGCGCACCATGGCGAAATGCCTTACTGGGCCATCGTCAACTTTGCCTGCATGCTTGGCAACATCGGGCTGCCGGGGCAGGGCGTGGGGTTTAGCTGGCATTACGGTGGCGGCGGCATGCCGCAGTCGGGTGGTGCGGGTCCGCGTGGGATGTCGCAGGGGCGCAACCCGGTCAAGAAGATCTGCCCGGCTTCGCGCATCAGCGAGATGCTGAACAATCCTGGCAAATCGTTCACCTACAACGGCACGACATATAGTTATCCCGACCATGTCGGGATGATCTACAACGCAGGCAACAACTTCCTCTCGCACCAGCAGGACCTCAACGAACTGATCCGCGCTTTCAAGATGGTGGACACCATCGTGGTGCAAGACTGCTGGTGGACGGCCTCGACGCGCTGGGCCGACATTGTGCTGCCAGCCACCACCACGCTCGAGCGCAACGACATCTCCTCGGGCGGCACCTACGGCATCGACAAGGTCTTCGCCATGAAGAAGGTGATTGCGCCGGTGGGCGATGCGCTTGACGACTTTGAAATCTTCCGCCGCCTTTCGGCACTGTGCGGTGTCGAATATGCATTCACAGAGGGCCTCACCGCGCTCGATTACGTCAAGCTCGCCTATGAGGGCAGCTCGGCGGCGGCGCAGGTGCCGTGGGAGAAATTCTGGGAAACCGGCGTGGCCGAGATCAAGGTGCCCGAGGAGGCGCGTAAATGGGTGCGCCATGGTGATTTCCGCGCCGATCCGGTGAAGAACGCGCTGCACACCCCCACCGGCAAGATCGAGATGTATTCCGCCACCATCGACAAGCTCAAGCTCGACGACTGCCCGCCGATGCCCAAGTTCCTGGAGCCAGCCGAGTATCTGGGCAATGCCAAAAAGGGCGAGCTGCATGTGGTGAGCCCGCATCCCTTTTATCGCCTGCACTCACAGATGGCCAACGCTGAGCCGCTGCGCAAGCTTTATGCGGTGCAGGGCCGCGAGCCGCTGGTGGTCAATGCACAGGATGCACGCGAGCGCGGCATCAAGAATGGCGACCTGGTTGAGCTGTACAACGACCGCGGCTCCATCATTGTGGGGGCGGTGTTGTCCGACAAGATCATGCCAGGCGTGGTCAGTATTTACGAAGGCGGCTGGCCACAACTGGACAGCAAGGGACGCTGCAACAACGGGCTGGTCAACTTCTTGACCAGCAGCCGGCGCGCCAGCGCCCTCAGCCAGGCCACCACGGCTGACACCTGTCTGGCCAAGCTGCGCAAATGCAACGATCCGGAAAGCCCGACGCGCGCCTTTGAGCCATCCAAATCGGTGAAGCGGGCGGTCACGTTTGAAGAAAAGTTCTACGGCCTGGACCGCGCACATGCGCTCAAGGAAAAGTCCATGGCATCGCTGAGCCCGGGCGAGAAAATCTTCTACCAGCGCTGCACGGTCTGCCACGGCCCGCGCGACCCTGGCCAGTTCAACAGCACGCAGTGGCTGGGCATTACGCAAAGCATGTTCCCGCGGGCTGGTCTGGATGAAGGCGAGCGCAAGCTGGTGCTGGACTTCTTGCTCAAGAACGCAAAGCCCTGA
- the glmM gene encoding phosphoglucosamine mutase encodes MTQKYFGTDGIRGTVGQAPITPDFVLRLAHAVGRVLKQTEERPTVLIGKDTRISGYMLESALESGFNSAGVDVVLLGPLPTPGVAYLTRAQRASLGVVISASHNAYPDNGIKFFSAQGTKLPDAWELAVEAALDEPAKWADSATLGKARRLDDAAGRYIEFCKSTVPHAMSLRGVKIVVDAAHGAAYQVAPKVFHELGAEVLAIGCAPDGLNINHEVGATHPDALVRAVRANHADYGIALDGDADRLQMVDATGRLYNGDELLYLMAADRMGRDEHVPGVVGTLMTNMAVEVALQARGVKLVRARVGDRYVLEELARHHWVLGGEGSGHLLALDRHTTGDGIVSALQVLQACVRSGQTMAQLLADVVLYPQVLLNVRLAPGQDWKSNKVLAQTTQAVEQELGSTGRVLIRASGTEPLLRVMVEARDAQMASGCAQRLADAARAG; translated from the coding sequence ATGACTCAAAAATACTTTGGTACCGACGGCATTCGCGGCACCGTTGGACAGGCACCCATCACCCCTGACTTTGTGTTGCGGCTGGCGCATGCAGTCGGTCGTGTACTGAAACAGACCGAAGAGCGGCCCACGGTATTGATCGGCAAGGACACACGCATTTCAGGCTACATGCTGGAAAGCGCGCTGGAGTCGGGTTTCAACTCGGCAGGCGTGGATGTCGTGCTGCTGGGGCCACTGCCCACACCGGGCGTGGCTTACCTGACCCGAGCGCAGCGCGCCAGCCTGGGGGTGGTCATCAGTGCCAGCCACAACGCGTACCCGGATAACGGCATCAAATTCTTCAGCGCACAGGGCACCAAGCTGCCGGATGCATGGGAGCTTGCGGTAGAGGCTGCGTTGGATGAGCCGGCGAAGTGGGCTGATTCCGCCACGCTGGGCAAGGCCCGCCGGCTCGATGATGCAGCAGGCCGTTACATCGAGTTTTGCAAGAGCACTGTGCCTCATGCCATGTCTTTGCGTGGTGTCAAGATCGTGGTGGACGCGGCCCATGGTGCCGCCTACCAGGTCGCGCCCAAGGTGTTCCACGAACTCGGGGCCGAGGTTCTGGCCATTGGGTGTGCACCCGACGGGCTCAATATCAACCATGAGGTCGGGGCCACCCATCCCGACGCACTGGTCCGGGCGGTGCGCGCCAACCATGCCGACTATGGCATTGCGCTGGATGGCGATGCCGACCGCCTGCAGATGGTGGATGCCACAGGGCGCCTTTACAACGGTGACGAGTTGCTGTACCTCATGGCGGCTGATCGCATGGGACGCGACGAGCATGTGCCCGGCGTGGTGGGTACCCTGATGACCAATATGGCTGTAGAGGTCGCACTGCAGGCACGCGGCGTGAAGCTGGTGCGGGCACGCGTGGGCGACCGCTACGTGTTGGAGGAACTGGCGCGCCACCATTGGGTGCTGGGTGGCGAGGGTTCGGGGCATCTGCTGGCGCTGGACCGCCACACCACGGGCGACGGTATCGTCAGTGCCTTGCAGGTACTGCAGGCCTGCGTGCGCAGTGGACAAACCATGGCACAACTGCTGGCAGACGTTGTGCTCTATCCGCAGGTGCTGCTCAATGTCCGCCTCGCGCCGGGGCAGGATTGGAAATCCAACAAGGTGCTGGCGCAAACGACCCAAGCTGTGGAACAGGAGCTCGGTTCCACGGGGCGCGTCTTGATCCGCGCCAGCGGTACGGAGCCCCTGCTGCGGGTGATGGTGGAGGCGCGGGATGCGCAAATGGCCAGTGGCTGCGCACAGCGGTTGGCCGATGCGGCGCGCGCGGGCTGA
- a CDS encoding GNAT family N-acetyltransferase encodes MNELPNLPLLSASLPNRAHGRTDGGGSGVAPLAQMQVQGNVQVGWARHLDEVRQAQRLRFDVFAAEMGARLATTIPGHDVDLFDDYCEHLLVRDVPSQQVIGTYRVLTPAQAKRVGGTYSDNEFDLTRLRSLRPRMVELGRSCVHPDHRHGGVILALWGALADFMVRNQLDTMIGCASIPMLHNGVVSGDAAASIWEQLRQTHMAPIDFHVRPRLPLPVEQLDGSLLIEPPALIKGYLRLGARVLGAPAWDPDFNTADLPMLMRIADLPSRYRKHFLGA; translated from the coding sequence ATGAATGAGTTGCCTAATCTGCCGCTGTTATCCGCTTCACTCCCTAACCGGGCGCATGGTCGTACAGACGGTGGGGGTAGCGGTGTTGCCCCGTTGGCACAGATGCAGGTGCAGGGCAATGTTCAGGTAGGTTGGGCGCGCCATCTAGATGAAGTTCGTCAGGCGCAGCGGCTGCGATTCGATGTCTTTGCGGCTGAGATGGGCGCGCGGCTGGCAACGACCATACCGGGTCACGATGTCGATCTGTTTGACGACTACTGTGAGCATCTCTTGGTGCGTGATGTGCCAAGCCAGCAAGTGATCGGCACCTATCGAGTGCTCACACCGGCGCAAGCCAAGCGGGTAGGGGGTACCTACAGCGACAATGAATTTGATCTGACTCGGTTGCGCAGTTTGCGGCCCCGTATGGTCGAGTTGGGCCGCAGTTGCGTGCATCCGGATCACCGCCACGGCGGTGTTATTCTGGCGTTATGGGGGGCGCTGGCAGACTTCATGGTCCGCAATCAGCTCGACACCATGATTGGCTGTGCCAGCATTCCGATGCTGCACAACGGCGTGGTGAGTGGCGATGCCGCGGCCAGCATTTGGGAGCAATTGCGCCAGACCCATATGGCGCCCATTGATTTTCATGTACGACCCCGATTGCCATTGCCGGTAGAGCAGCTCGACGGATCCTTGTTGATCGAGCCGCCCGCCCTGATCAAGGGCTACTTGCGCCTAGGTGCTCGGGTTCTGGGGGCGCCGGCCTGGGATCCGGATTTCAATACCGCCGATCTCCCGATGCTGATGCGCATTGCAGACCTGCCCTCCCGCTACCGCAAGCACTTTCTGGGGGCCTGA
- a CDS encoding UDP-2,3-diacylglucosamine diphosphatase yields the protein MRAAFDALGSWGNVLGAADIASNAGDLHVSEPYRFRAVFISDLHLGTPGCQATALLDFLKRHPCETLYLVGDIVDGWQLRRRWFWPQAHNDVVQKLLRSARKGCRVVFVPGNHDEFARGFVGHSFGGIEVVEEAVHLTADGRQLWVTHGDYFDGVIQCAKWLAYLGDNLYEFTLKLNRYLNSLRARMGLPYWSLSAYLKGKVKKALNYVTDFEVAVAAEARRRGHQGVVCGHIHRAEMREIDGILYCNDGDWVESRTALVEHLDGRLELLQWPARREVPSPALVSEMTA from the coding sequence ATGCGTGCGGCGTTCGACGCCTTGGGGTCCTGGGGTAATGTCCTGGGGGCGGCGGATATCGCCAGTAATGCAGGTGATTTGCATGTGTCCGAGCCGTATCGTTTTCGGGCAGTGTTCATTTCCGATCTGCACCTCGGAACACCGGGCTGCCAGGCTACGGCACTGCTGGATTTCTTGAAGCGCCACCCTTGCGAAACACTTTACCTCGTGGGGGATATCGTGGACGGGTGGCAGCTGCGTCGCAGATGGTTCTGGCCACAAGCGCATAACGATGTCGTGCAAAAATTGTTGCGCAGCGCCCGCAAGGGGTGCCGCGTGGTGTTTGTGCCGGGTAACCACGACGAATTCGCCCGTGGGTTCGTGGGGCATTCGTTTGGCGGCATCGAGGTGGTTGAAGAAGCGGTGCACCTGACGGCCGATGGTCGACAGCTTTGGGTGACCCATGGTGATTACTTTGATGGTGTTATTCAGTGTGCCAAGTGGCTGGCCTATCTGGGGGATAACCTTTACGAGTTCACTCTCAAGCTCAATAGGTACCTCAATTCCTTGCGTGCACGTATGGGCTTGCCGTATTGGTCCTTGTCTGCTTACCTCAAAGGCAAAGTCAAAAAGGCCCTCAACTACGTGACGGATTTCGAGGTGGCCGTTGCGGCGGAGGCCCGCCGGCGTGGTCACCAGGGCGTGGTCTGCGGACATATCCATCGCGCCGAAATGCGGGAGATCGACGGCATTTTGTATTGCAACGATGGTGACTGGGTTGAGAGCCGTACTGCGTTGGTCGAGCATCTGGATGGTCGATTGGAACTGTTGCAATGGCCAGCTCGGCGCGAGGTTCCGTCTCCTGCCCTGGTTTCGGAAATGACGGCATGA
- a CDS encoding glycosyltransferase family 4 protein: MKIALVTDAWHPQVNGVVTTLTELVQQLERLGHDVHVIHPGQFRTRPCPGYPGIDLAVRPAGSLGRAMDAIQPDAIHLATEGPLGWAARRYCLRHKLAFTTAFHTRFPEILNAALRIPLAWGYALFRHFHRPSSGIMVPTQGVLQMLEHRGFRNLRQWTHGVDTQAFPFQGEATLSSLVGALAHPVSLYVGRISYEKNIESFLQTKMPGTKIVCGVGPLEQRLKERYPEVRWMGLLDRQSLAALYAAADVFVFPSRSETFGLVMLEAMSCGTPVAAFPVDGPLEVLGALESQGVRGGVLHTDLLSACQAALAVPRHEARRRALDFTWARATKLFVQHLVPTRSDSSKRIVAVT; the protein is encoded by the coding sequence ATGAAGATTGCGCTGGTGACGGATGCGTGGCATCCACAAGTGAATGGGGTGGTGACGACACTCACGGAGTTGGTGCAGCAACTGGAGCGACTCGGGCATGATGTCCATGTCATCCACCCCGGCCAGTTTCGAACTCGCCCGTGCCCGGGTTATCCGGGTATCGACTTGGCCGTGCGACCGGCAGGGTCCTTGGGCCGCGCCATGGACGCCATTCAGCCGGACGCCATCCATCTTGCTACAGAGGGGCCTCTTGGCTGGGCCGCCCGTCGTTATTGCTTGCGTCACAAGCTGGCTTTCACCACGGCATTTCACACGCGATTTCCTGAAATACTGAATGCCGCCTTGCGTATCCCGCTGGCGTGGGGCTATGCGTTGTTCCGGCACTTCCATCGCCCATCCTCGGGAATCATGGTGCCCACGCAAGGGGTTCTGCAAATGTTGGAGCACCGCGGCTTTCGAAATTTGCGCCAGTGGACCCATGGTGTGGATACGCAGGCGTTCCCCTTTCAGGGGGAGGCTACTCTCAGCTCTCTGGTTGGCGCATTGGCGCATCCAGTGAGTCTGTATGTAGGGCGAATATCGTATGAAAAGAACATTGAATCCTTCTTGCAGACAAAGATGCCTGGCACCAAGATTGTGTGTGGCGTGGGTCCGCTGGAGCAGCGGTTAAAGGAGCGCTACCCAGAGGTGCGCTGGATGGGGTTGCTGGATCGGCAATCCCTCGCAGCACTTTATGCGGCTGCGGATGTATTCGTGTTCCCCAGCCGATCTGAAACCTTTGGACTGGTCATGCTCGAGGCCATGTCCTGTGGTACCCCTGTGGCGGCATTTCCGGTGGATGGTCCTTTGGAAGTTCTTGGGGCGTTGGAGTCACAGGGAGTACGGGGCGGTGTCTTGCACACGGATCTGCTCTCGGCGTGCCAAGCTGCATTGGCTGTGCCGCGCCACGAGGCCCGTCGCCGTGCGTTGGACTTCACGTGGGCCAGGGCGACCAAGCTCTTTGTTCAGCATCTGGTGCCCACCCGGTCAGACAGTTCGAAACGCATTGTGGCTGTCACATGA
- the ppk1 gene encoding polyphosphate kinase 1: MSPPSHEAAVASPSANMSVVVEGAGATDTPDRQIAAQTVGQTDVVLLDRDHSILAFNERVFDWAVRTDVPLLERLRYLCIVSSNLDEFFEVRAAPHITAAKNGETKGLYTEASFEALSAKAHDLVARQYALYNDSLVPAFAAHGIRIVAHGERSDVQKRWVNDYFMREVRPLLIPVGLDPAHPFPQVANKSLNFIVRLKGRDAFGRENEIAIVKVPRALPRLIRMPTKVAPKEALFVSLSSIVRAHLHDLFPGREVTEFSQFRVTRHSDLALDEEDVRNLRTALRQGLQHRHYGQAVRLEVSAGCSVFLSDFLLEQFELPGAALYRVRGPVNLVRLTQLVDLVNDPALLFPPWRSVWPRQMQPGVSILEQLRHRDILMHQPFESFDGLLAFLREAVNDPQVLVIKQTIYRTGSDSELMDLLTEAVRRGKEVMAVVELKARFDEEANINWAEALESIGAQVVYGVVGLKTHAKMLLVTRREGRQLRRYGHLSTGNYNMRTARLYTDLSYLTADEETTADMDGVFNHLASQNRPPKLRRLLLAPFHLHRRMLDKIEQVGLAASRGEDARIVAKMNALTDEGLIRALILAGQRGARIDLIVRGACMLPAQLPGVTDNIRVRSVIGRFLEHTRVFYFRSGGQEDLYLSSADWMNRNMMRRVELAWPVTDPVLRQQIVDECLVAYLHDDKDAWTLKADGAYERARHPVAGRGAQNALMVRYSASAPAARPDQGMA, from the coding sequence ATGTCTCCACCGTCCCATGAAGCTGCCGTGGCCTCACCGAGCGCCAATATGTCTGTCGTAGTGGAGGGCGCCGGCGCAACTGACACGCCAGATCGGCAGATCGCCGCACAGACCGTGGGGCAAACTGACGTGGTGCTCCTGGACAGAGATCACAGTATTCTGGCGTTCAATGAGCGGGTATTTGACTGGGCGGTTCGGACCGATGTTCCGCTGCTTGAGCGGTTGCGTTATCTTTGCATTGTCTCTTCGAATTTGGATGAATTCTTTGAGGTAAGGGCTGCGCCGCACATCACAGCAGCGAAAAACGGTGAGACAAAAGGCCTTTACACCGAAGCATCCTTTGAAGCCCTGTCAGCTAAGGCGCATGATCTAGTGGCGCGGCAGTACGCGCTGTACAACGATTCACTGGTTCCTGCTTTTGCAGCGCATGGCATTCGCATTGTTGCGCATGGTGAGCGGTCGGATGTGCAAAAGCGCTGGGTAAACGACTACTTCATGCGTGAGGTGCGACCGCTGCTTATTCCCGTGGGGTTGGATCCGGCCCATCCATTTCCGCAGGTCGCCAATAAATCATTGAATTTCATCGTGCGTCTGAAGGGCCGCGATGCGTTTGGACGCGAAAACGAAATTGCCATCGTCAAGGTCCCGCGTGCCTTGCCGCGGTTGATCCGCATGCCGACCAAGGTTGCGCCCAAAGAAGCTTTGTTCGTCAGCCTCTCCAGCATCGTGCGGGCGCACCTGCACGACCTGTTTCCTGGGCGGGAGGTCACCGAGTTTTCGCAGTTTCGCGTGACCCGCCACTCCGATCTAGCACTCGATGAAGAAGATGTCCGCAACCTGAGAACTGCCCTGCGCCAGGGTTTGCAGCACCGCCACTATGGCCAGGCCGTGCGGCTGGAAGTGTCGGCAGGCTGTTCGGTGTTTCTTTCGGATTTCCTGCTGGAGCAGTTTGAATTGCCTGGCGCCGCGCTCTACCGTGTTAGAGGGCCTGTCAACCTGGTGCGGCTGACACAGTTGGTAGATCTGGTCAACGACCCTGCGCTGCTGTTCCCTCCTTGGCGTTCCGTCTGGCCGCGTCAGATGCAGCCGGGTGTTTCCATTCTTGAACAATTGCGTCATCGTGACATACTGATGCACCAGCCGTTCGAGAGTTTTGATGGTTTGCTGGCCTTTCTGCGCGAGGCAGTCAATGACCCTCAGGTTCTGGTTATCAAGCAGACCATTTACCGCACCGGCTCAGACTCCGAACTCATGGATCTATTGACCGAGGCAGTGCGTCGCGGCAAGGAAGTCATGGCCGTGGTGGAGCTTAAGGCGCGCTTTGACGAAGAGGCCAACATCAACTGGGCCGAGGCGCTCGAATCCATTGGTGCTCAGGTGGTTTACGGTGTGGTGGGGCTCAAGACACATGCCAAGATGCTGCTGGTCACCCGAAGAGAAGGTCGCCAGCTTCGCCGCTATGGGCATCTGTCCACAGGCAACTACAACATGCGTACGGCGCGCCTGTATACCGACCTGAGCTATCTCACTGCGGATGAGGAAACCACCGCAGACATGGACGGTGTTTTCAACCATCTGGCCAGTCAGAATCGCCCCCCTAAATTGCGCAGGTTGTTGCTGGCGCCGTTTCATCTGCACCGTCGCATGCTGGATAAGATTGAGCAGGTGGGGCTGGCGGCCAGTCGCGGAGAAGACGCGCGCATTGTTGCCAAGATGAATGCCCTGACGGACGAAGGATTGATCCGTGCGCTGATCCTTGCCGGGCAGCGAGGGGCTCGGATTGACCTCATCGTGCGGGGCGCCTGTATGTTGCCGGCTCAACTGCCCGGGGTCACCGACAACATCCGCGTGCGTTCGGTGATCGGCCGTTTTCTGGAGCACACACGGGTGTTCTATTTCCGCTCAGGTGGCCAGGAAGACTTGTACCTGTCTAGTGCCGACTGGATGAACCGCAACATGATGCGCCGGGTGGAGCTTGCCTGGCCCGTCACTGATCCCGTTTTGCGTCAGCAGATCGTGGACGAATGCCTGGTGGCCTATCTTCACGATGATAAGGACGCCTGGACGCTCAAGGCGGATGGAGCTTATGAACGCGCTCGCCACCCCGTCGCCGGCAGGGGGGCCCAGAACGCACTAATGGTGCGCTACAGCGCTTCAGCGCCAGCAGCGCGCCCCGATCAGGGAATGGCATGA
- the sixA gene encoding phosphohistidine phosphatase SixA, whose translation MMDLILWRHAEAEEAADGMDDTARPLTQRGEKQAARMAAWLDRQLPDGLRVLASPARRTEQTASALGRKFKMRAELLPGGTVEDLLELAQWPRARGAVLIIGHQPVLGQTIAHLLSLQAPECAVRKGAVWWLRQRQRQRLDHCQTVLMTVQSPDFL comes from the coding sequence ATGATGGACCTCATCCTCTGGCGTCACGCGGAAGCCGAGGAAGCGGCTGATGGGATGGACGATACGGCCCGTCCCCTCACCCAGCGGGGGGAGAAACAGGCAGCACGCATGGCAGCGTGGTTGGACCGGCAACTGCCTGATGGGTTGCGAGTACTTGCAAGCCCGGCTCGCCGAACCGAGCAGACGGCCAGCGCTTTGGGGCGTAAGTTCAAGATGCGTGCCGAACTGCTGCCCGGCGGAACCGTAGAGGACTTACTGGAACTGGCCCAATGGCCGCGTGCGCGCGGGGCCGTGCTGATCATTGGCCATCAGCCTGTGCTTGGGCAGACGATTGCTCACCTGCTGAGTTTGCAGGCCCCCGAGTGCGCCGTACGCAAGGGGGCCGTCTGGTGGCTTCGCCAGCGCCAGCGCCAGCGGCTGGACCATTGCCAGACCGTGCTCATGACGGTGCAGTCCCCCGACTTCCTCTGA